In one window of Clupea harengus chromosome 4, Ch_v2.0.2, whole genome shotgun sequence DNA:
- the gpr37l1b gene encoding G-protein coupled receptor 37-like 1 produces MDLIAKSSRVARAAEDLEEAMDENELSTSNYITDNPINHTTVSTPENGTSTIHPSEGTTDMDHVNATELGRTYIHNPLFPVTDSSYSAYGVLFLSLVVFAVGVMGNLAVMCIVWHNYYMRSAWNCILASLAFWDFLVLCFCLPVVVFHELTNKRLLGDFSCKVVPYMEVTSLGVTSFGLCALGIDRFHAATSSQPKVRKVERCQSVFAKLVVVWLGSMVLAAPELLLWQLHPVRSASLGIVVDSCIMSPYTDLPESIYSIVINYHEARTWWYFGCYFCLPVVFTLLCQLATCHVSDGSTVKSSEDHLPSKKQKLQHVQQVERQMNCTVLALIVVYGLCTLPENVWNLTQAYAPLHVSERVAALLALINQFFLFFKSSVTPVLLLCLCKSLGQAFMDCCCCCCEECQPVAARSYSPSTGTTGSESKLKSSVEMSSSIFFDKAKDSSTILAIGSSS; encoded by the exons ATGGATCTGATTGCCAAGAGCAGCAGAGTGGCGCGAGCTGCAGAGGACCTGGAGGAGGCAATGGATGAAAATGAGCTTTCTACCTCCAACTACATCACAGACAATCCCATCAACCATACAACTGTGTCTACTCCAGAGAACGGCACCTCCACTATTCACCCCTCCGAGGGGACCACTGATATGGACCATGTTAATGCTACAGAATTAGGCCGTACATATATTCACAATCCACTCTTTCCAGTGACCGACAGCTCGTACAGTGCTTATGgagttctcttcctctcccttgtgGTGTTTGCCGTGGGTGTGATGGGGAATCTGGCAGTAATGTGCATCGTGTGGCACAACTACTACATGCGAAGTGCCTGGAACTGTATACTGGCCAGCCTGGCTTTCTGGGATTTTTTAGTTCTGTGCTTCTGTTTGCCGGTAGTGGTTTTTCATGAGTTGACCAACAAACGACTTCTTGGAGATTTCTCTTGCAAGGTGGTACCATACATGGAG GTAACATCTTTGGGTGTGACTTCCTTTGGCCTGTGTGCCCTTGGCATTGACCGTTTTCATGCGGCCACTAGTTCTCAGCCCAAGGTACGGAAGGTGGAGCGCTGCCAGTCTGTCTTTGCTAAACTGGTTGTGGTGTGGCTGGGCTCAATGGTGCTGGCAGCTCCAGAACTTCTGTTATGGCAGCTCCACCCAGTTAGGTCTGCTAGCTTGGGTATAGTGGTTGATTCCTGTATCATGAGTCCCTACACTGACCTTCCTGAGTCCATCTACTCCATTGTGATCAACTACCATGAAGCTCGTACATGGTGGTATTTTGGTTGCTATTTTTGCCTGCCTGTGGTTTTCACATTGTTGTGTCAATTAGCCACTTGCCATGTGTCAGATGGCAGCACAGTCAAGAGTTCAGAGGACCACTTACCTTCCAAGAAGCAGAAGCTGCAGCATGTGCAACAGGTGGAGCGCCAGATGAACTGCACCGTCCTGGCGCTGATCGTGGTCTACGGCCTGTGCACCCTTCCTGAGAATGTGTGGAACCTAACACAGGCATATGCTCCGCTGCACGTGTCTGAGAGGGTGGCTGCATTACTGGCCCTCATCAACcaattctttcttttcttcaagtCGTCTGTCACCccggtgctgctgctgtgcctcTGTAAGTCTCTGGGTCAGGCGTTCATggactgttgctgctgctgttgtgagGAGTGTCAGCCAGTGGCTGCCAGGTCCTACTCCCCCTCCACAGGCACCACCGGCTCAGAGAGTAAGCTCAAGAGCTCTGTGGAGATGTCTTCCTCCATCTTTTTTGATAAAGCAAAGGACAGCTCCACCATCCTGGCCATTGGCTCATCAAGCTGA